A window from Solanum stenotomum isolate F172 chromosome 7, ASM1918654v1, whole genome shotgun sequence encodes these proteins:
- the LOC125871406 gene encoding uncharacterized protein LOC125871406 isoform X1, with amino-acid sequence MLCGFSRMRIHCCIDGKLFSSLLPLSPISLPSPKEIHLWYVIPSEVKGESLMNKYMEILSPSEIEKVLSFRRDELRKSALLARALVRTTIARYQINSSVTPKSIMFRNNVHGKPEVDWPCSYNWEPPALHFNITHTSSLIACGVTINSPIGVDVEEKERTTKHNILTLARRYFSKHELEVLTAIGDPYIQQQEFIKLWTLKEAYVKALGKGFSGAPFKTFTIRLGSSIGEHFHPSQNSSAEASEIVVDPLDNTENLTSNWQFMLLEFASSHYVAICTEKDVKTKGDLNNNPMKLTVWKTIPFVEDSCVSGTDTVLKACGLR; translated from the exons ATGCTTTGTGGGTTTTCAAGAATGAGGATCCATTGTTGTATTGATGGGAAATTGTTCAGTTCTTTGCTCCCTTTAAGTCCTATTTCACTCCCATCTCCAAA GGAGATACATCTTTGGTATGTGATACCCAGTGAGGTAAAGGGTGAATCTCTTATGAACAAATATATGGAGATTCTATCCCCAAGTGAGATTGAAAAAGTTTTGAGTTTTCGAAGAGATGAGCTGAGGAAAAGTGCTCTGCTTGCTCGTGCACTCGTCAGAACTACCATTGCTAGAT ATCAGATAAATTCTTCAGTGACACCCAAATCCATCATGTTTAGGAATAATGTTCACGGGAAACCAGAG GTAGATTGGCCATGCAGTTACAATTGGGAGCCTCCCGCGTTGCATTTCAACATCACACATACATCGTCTCTGATTGCCTGTGGTGTGACAATAAATTCTCCT atCGGTGTAGACGTggaggaaaaagaaagaacaacGAAGCACAACATATTGACTTTAGCTAGAAGATACTTCTCCAAACATGAGCTTGAAGTGTTAACTGCTATTGGAGATCCCTATATCCAGCAGCAGGAGTTTATAAAGTTATGGACGCTGAAG GAGGCATATGTTAAAGCACTTGGGAAGGGTTTCTCAGGTGCACCTTTCAAGACGTTTACCATTCGTCTTGGGAGCTCTATTGGAGAACACTTTCATCCGTCTCAGAATTCAAGTGCTGAG GCAAGTGAAATAGTAGTGGATCCTCTTGACAACACAGAGAACCTTACAAGTAATTGGCAGTTTATGCTCTTGGAGTTTGCTAGTTCTCATTATGTTGCCATTTGCACCGAAAAGGATGTGAAAACAAAAG GTGATTTGAATAATAATCCTATGAAATTAACAGTGTGGAAGACAATTCCATTTGTCGAAGATAGTTGTGTCTCTGGAACAGACACAGTTCTTAAAGCTTGTGGCTTGAGATAA
- the LOC125871397 gene encoding putative pentatricopeptide repeat-containing protein At3g11460, mitochondrial, giving the protein MTKHLHLHKNTKFLSLFHTNKSAIFTKASSFTTSTATPWNTHLRNLSKHGQYNEALILYRQMLQSGATPNAFTFPFALKSSASLSLPITGKQLHCHVIKLGCESEPFVQTALISMYCRCKLTEFAQKVFDEMPQRNLTVCYNALISGYVQNGNFLNGFLLFSEMRLRGVLFNAVTVLGLVPGCTASRYLWLGMSLHCLNVKCGLVNDLAIANCLLTMYVRCASMELARKLFDHIPGKGLITWNAMISGYAQNGLAGEVLELYHEMELLQVNPDAVTFVGVLSACANLGAQKIGFEVEEKIRSSCMRWNVFLKNALINMYARCGNLAKARIIFDEMPEKSLVSWTAIIGGYGIHGLGNIAVELFDKMIETGIQPDGTVFVSVLNACSHAGLTERGLNYLDLMKREYGLKPCSEHYSCVVDLLGRAGRLEEARKLIELMEDEPDGAVWGALLGACKIHKNVELAELAFNKVVELEPTNVGYYVLLSNIYTEANNSEGILRVRLMMRERKLKKDPGYSYFECKGKTYLFVAGDRSHPQTKEIYKLLNRLEDTESEYGGANRNGQEVINHEPPNIIGVHSERLAIAFALLNTEIGADILVIKNLRICNDCHSFVKRISKIVDRLFVVRDATRFHHFRNGTCSCNDYW; this is encoded by the coding sequence ATGACCAAACATCTCCACCTCCACAAAAACACCAAATTCTTGTCACTTTTCCATACTAACAAATCCGCCATTTTCACCAAAGCTTCAAGCTTTACTACTTCTACTGCTACTCCATGGAATACCCATTTGAGAAATCTCTCAAAACATGGTCAGTACAACGAAGCACTCATTCTTTACCGTCAAATGCTTCAGTCTGGAGCTACCCCAAATGCCTTCACTTTCCCTTTTGCTCTCAAATCTTCTGCTTCACTCTCCCTTCCCATTACCGGAAAACAACTTCATTGTCATGTAATCAAGTTGGGTTGTGAATCTGAGCCTTTTGTTCAAACTGCATTGATATCTATGTACTGTAGATGTAAGTTAACTGAATTTGCCCAGAaagtgtttgatgaaatgcctCAAAGAAATCTTACTGTTTGTTACAATGCTTTGATTTCTGGGTATGTTCAGAATGGTAATTTCTTGAATGGGTTTTTGTTGTTTAGTGAAATGAGGTTGAGAGGAGTGTTGTTTAATGCGGTTACTGTTTTGGGATTGGTTCCAGGTTGTACAGCTTCGCGATATCTGTGGTTGGGGATGTCGTTGCATTGTTTGAATGTTAAGTGTGGATTGGTGAATGATTTGGCTATTGCAAATTGCTTGTTGACAATGTATGTTCGTTGTGCGTCGATGGAGTTAGCGAGGAAGTTGTTTGATCATATACCAGGAAAGGGGTTGATCACTTGGAATGCGATGATTTCTGGATACGCGCAAAATGGGTTGGCTGGTGAAGTGTTGGAGCTTtatcatgagatggaattgTTGCAGGTGAATCCTGATGCAGTGACATTTGTTGGAGTTTTGTCAGCTTGTGCTAATCTTGGTGCTCAAAAGATTGGTTTTGAGGTGGAAGAGAAAATAAGGTCTAGTTGTATGAGATGGAATGTATTCTTGAAGAATGCTCTAATAAATATGTATGCTAGATGTGGTAATTTGGCGAAAGCACGGATTATATTTGATGAGATGCCAGAGAAAAGCTTGGTCTCCTGGACAGCAATAATAGGTGGTTATGGAATACATGGGCTTGGAAACATTGCTGTGGAGCTTTTTGATAAGATGATCGAGACTGGCATTCAACCTGATGGAACGGTGTTTGTTAGTGTTCTAAATGCATGTAGTCATGCAGGGTTGACTGAAAGGGGGTTAAATTATCTTGATCTGATGAAGAGGGAGTATGGGTTGAAGCCATGCTCAGAGCACTACTCTTGTGTTGTGGATCTATTAGGTCGTGCTGGTCGACTTGAGGAAGCTAGGAAACTTATTGAATTGATGGAAGATGAGCCTGATGGTGCTGTATGGGGTGCCCTTTTGGGTGCTTGCAAGATCCACAAAAATGTTGAACTTGCAGAATTAGCTTTTAACAAGGTTGTTGAGCTTGAGCCAACAAACGTAGGCTATTACGTGCTACTTTCAAATATCTACACAGAGGCAAATAATTCAGAAGGTATATTAAGAGTTAGATTGATGATGAGAGAACGAAAGCTCAAAAAGGATCCAGGTTATAGCTATTTTGAGTGTAAAGGGAAAACTTACCTTTTCGTGGCTGGCGATAGAAGTCATCCTCAAACAAAAGAGATATACAAATTGTTGAACAGATTGGAGGATACTGAAAGTGAGTATGGAGGAGCAAACAGAAATGGTCAAGAGGTAATAAATCACGAACCTCCTAATATTATTGGCGTTCATAGTGAACGTTTGGCAATTGCATTTGCTCTGTTGAACACTGAAATAGGGGCTGACATTCTTGTTATAAAGAACTTAAGAATATGCAATGACTGTCACTCATTTGTAAAGCGAATCAGCAAAATTGTGGACCGGTTATTCGTGGTCAGAGATGCCACCCGTTTCCACCATTTTAGAAATGGTACATGTTCTTGCAATGATTATTGGTGA
- the LOC125871098 gene encoding ABC transporter B family member 29, chloroplastic isoform X1: MSLIHLKPLYHGRSPPLRRHKLTVPRQVTKPITNIIFNFSISTSALPIKSSSTRAAANSGKFISPFTSIAPLKPYLLSEWKPILCGWLCSVLSVYSLSKIVPKVGKFSSLMNPLDVVRLREECLVLGGLFFVRLVGNYLQQAFLWEAALNCVYKMRVCVFHKVLQRDLGFFEGENGIAAGDVAYRITAEASDVADTVYSLLNTIVPSSLQLSAMAVQMLVINPVLSLLSALVIPLMGFVIGYLGEKLRDVSNKAHLAAASLSSYLNEILPSILFVKANNVESCERKKFQSLAFADLSATMGKKKLKSFIPQLVQAIYFGTLLTFSAVTLLVSKGSIDCSAMVSFVTSLVLLISPIQDVGKAYNELKQGEPAIQRLFSLTTFEPEEIVNPDAVDLDCVAGEVKYSNVSFRYGDNGPLVLKNMDLHIKSGEIVALCGPSGGGKTTLVKLLLRLYDPLQGSIFIDGLDIRGIRIESLRRNIGLVSQDTTLFSGSVAENIGYRDRMAGIDMERVKLAARTASAEEFIEALPLSYEANVGPRGSIFSGGQKQRIAIARALYQDPSILILDEATSALDSKSELLVRQALQHLMQNRTVLVIAHRLETVLMAERVFLLEDGYLQEVPRSSLLDSQSGSLASMSLTI, from the exons ATGTCCCTAATTCACCTGAAACCGCTGTATCACGGCCGTTCGCCGCCCCTTCGCCGCCACAAACTCACAGTCCCCCGCCAGGTAACCAAACCAATTACTAACATCATCTTCAATTTCTCCATTTCCACCTCTGCCTTACCAATAAAATCATCATCTACGCGCGCCGCTGCGAACTCCGGCAAGTTCATTTCTCCGTTCACCTCTATAGCTCCTCTTAAACCTTATCTCCTTTCGGAATGGAAACCGATTCTCTGTGGATGGCTCTGCAGTGTTTTATCTGTTTACTCTCTGTCCAAAATTGTTCCCAAAGTTGGAAAATTCTCGTCTCTCATGAATCCGTTGGATGTTGTGAGGCTGAGAGAGGAGTGTTTGGTTTTGGGAGGTTTGTTTTTCGTTCGACTCGTTGGTAATTATCTGCAGCAAGCGTTTCTATGGGAAGCTGCGTTGAATTGTGTGTATAAGATGAGGGTTTGTGTTTTCCATAAGGTTTTGCAGAGAGATTTAGGGTTCTTTGAGGGAGAAAATGGGATTGCTGCTGGAGATGTTGCTTATAGGATTACTGCTGAAGCTTCTGATGTTGCTGATACTGTTTattctctcttgaat ACTATTGTACCAAGTAGTCTTCAATTATCAGCAATGGCAGTTCAGATGTTGGTCATCAACCCTGTTCTATCATTACTTTCCGCCTTG GTGATCCCGTTGATGGGttttgtgattggttacttgggcgAAAAACTTCGTGATGTATCAAACAAGGCACATCTTGCTGCTGCTTCTCTCTCTTCCTATCTGAATGAG ATCCTCCCATCAATTCTTTTTGTGAAGGCAAACAATGTGGAGTCCTGTGAAAGAAAGAAGTTCCAGTCACTTGCTTTTGCTGATCTATCTGCGACTATGGgaaagaagaagttgaagtcATTTATTCCTCAGTTGGTACAGGCAATATATTTTGGCACCTTACTCACATTTAGCGCTGTAACGCTGCTTGTTTCAAAAGGCTCAATTGATTGCTCTGCCATGGTTTCTTTTGTGACATCCCTGGTTCTGTTGATCTCCCCAATCCAG GATGTGGGAAAAGCATACAACGAATTAAAACAAGGAGAGCCAGCAATTCAGCGCCTATTTAGTTTGACAACATTTGAACCAGAG GAAATTGTGAACCCAGATGCTGTTGACTTAGATTGTGTTGCTGGAGAAGTAAAATACTCTAACGTCTCTTTTAGATATGGAGACAATGGACCTCTTGTATTGAAAAACATGGACTTACATATTAAATCTGGTGAAATAGTTGCCCTGTGTGGACCATCAGGAGGAGGAAAAACGACTCTTGTAAAACTTCTTCTTCGCTTATATGATCCTTTACAAG GTTCCATTTTCATTGATGGTTTGGATATTAGAGGCATACGAATCGAGAGTTTAAGGAGAAACATTGGTTTGGTCTCTCAAGATACA ACATTATTTTCTGGAAGTGTCGCCGAGAACATTGGATATAGGGATAGAATGGCTGGTATTGATATGGAGAGAGTGAAGCTTGCTGCCAGAACTGCAAGTGCAGAAGAATTTATTGAAGCGCTTCCTCTTAGCTATGAGGCAAATGTTGGACCTAGGGGCTCAATTTTCAGTGGAGGGCAGAAGCAAAG AATAGCTATTGCTCGGGCTCTTTATCAGGATCCATCTATTCTAATATTGGATGAAGCTACTTCAGCATTAGACAGCAAGTCAGAGCTGTTGGTAAGACAAGCTCTGCAGCACCTGATGCAAAATCGTACC GTACTAGTGATTGCTCACCGCTTGGAAACAGTTTTAATGGCTGAACGAGTTTTCCTTTTAGAGGATGGATACTTGCAGGAGGTTCCTCGTTCCTCTCTTTTGGACAGTCAAAGTGGCTCACTGGCATCGATGAGTTTAACAATATGA
- the LOC125871360 gene encoding uncharacterized protein LOC125871360 yields the protein MASGVESFPAVDAEKELNPQNNKEFQVDSVSSQVASSLEKEAKEKLEKMKNEKDRKDAIQNFKTAMIISGVVVAVAGAIFAITKKLRERSN from the exons ATGGCAAGTGGAGTTGAAAGTTTTCCAGCAGTGGATGctgaaaaagaattgaatccACAAAACAATAAGGAATTTCAAGTTGATTCAGTATCATCACAAGTTGCTTCCTCACTTGAAAAAGAG GCAAAggaaaaattggagaaaatgaaaaatgaaaaagatagaaaggaTGCAATACAAAATTTCAAGACTGCTATGATTATCTCTGGagttgttgttgctgttgctGGGGCTATTTTTGCCATTACCAAAAAGCTCAGAGAGAGATCAAATTAA
- the LOC125871406 gene encoding uncharacterized protein LOC125871406 isoform X2 — MNKYMEILSPSEIEKVLSFRRDELRKSALLARALVRTTIARYQINSSVTPKSIMFRNNVHGKPEVDWPCSYNWEPPALHFNITHTSSLIACGVTINSPIGVDVEEKERTTKHNILTLARRYFSKHELEVLTAIGDPYIQQQEFIKLWTLKEAYVKALGKGFSGAPFKTFTIRLGSSIGEHFHPSQNSSAEASEIVVDPLDNTENLTSNWQFMLLEFASSHYVAICTEKDVKTKGDLNNNPMKLTVWKTIPFVEDSCVSGTDTVLKACGLR, encoded by the exons ATGAACAAATATATGGAGATTCTATCCCCAAGTGAGATTGAAAAAGTTTTGAGTTTTCGAAGAGATGAGCTGAGGAAAAGTGCTCTGCTTGCTCGTGCACTCGTCAGAACTACCATTGCTAGAT ATCAGATAAATTCTTCAGTGACACCCAAATCCATCATGTTTAGGAATAATGTTCACGGGAAACCAGAG GTAGATTGGCCATGCAGTTACAATTGGGAGCCTCCCGCGTTGCATTTCAACATCACACATACATCGTCTCTGATTGCCTGTGGTGTGACAATAAATTCTCCT atCGGTGTAGACGTggaggaaaaagaaagaacaacGAAGCACAACATATTGACTTTAGCTAGAAGATACTTCTCCAAACATGAGCTTGAAGTGTTAACTGCTATTGGAGATCCCTATATCCAGCAGCAGGAGTTTATAAAGTTATGGACGCTGAAG GAGGCATATGTTAAAGCACTTGGGAAGGGTTTCTCAGGTGCACCTTTCAAGACGTTTACCATTCGTCTTGGGAGCTCTATTGGAGAACACTTTCATCCGTCTCAGAATTCAAGTGCTGAG GCAAGTGAAATAGTAGTGGATCCTCTTGACAACACAGAGAACCTTACAAGTAATTGGCAGTTTATGCTCTTGGAGTTTGCTAGTTCTCATTATGTTGCCATTTGCACCGAAAAGGATGTGAAAACAAAAG GTGATTTGAATAATAATCCTATGAAATTAACAGTGTGGAAGACAATTCCATTTGTCGAAGATAGTTGTGTCTCTGGAACAGACACAGTTCTTAAAGCTTGTGGCTTGAGATAA
- the LOC125870847 gene encoding signal recognition particle 54 kDa protein, chloroplastic — protein sequence MEATASFSSTMASHHFFPLSKATLSTSKLNPACNSSSSWIGCTHSLSFSSRNSFTRDTWRVINSKNVVTIRREMRGVIRAEMFGQLTSGLENAWNKLKGEEVLTKENIVEPMRDIRRALLEADVSLPVVRRFVQSVSEAAVGTGLIRGVKPDQQLVKIVRDELVKLMGGEVSELVFAKSKPTVILLAGLQGVGKTTVSAKLALYLKKQGKSCMLIAGDVYRPAAIDQLVILGKQVDVPVYAAGTDVKPAEIARQGLQEAKKKNVDVVIMDTAGRLQIDKTMMDELKDVKRVLNPTEVLLVVDAMTGQEAAALVTTFNLEIGITGAILTKLDGDSRGGAALSVKEVSGKPIKLVGRGERMEDLEPFYPDRMAGRILGMGDVLSFVEKAQEVMRQEDAEDLQKKIMSAKFDFNDFLKQTRAVARMGTMSRVIGMMPGMGKVTPAQIREAEKSLKIMESMIEVMTPEEREQPELLAESPARRKRIAQESGKTEQQVSQLVAQLFQMRVRMKNLMGVMEGGSIPALSNLEEALKSEQQAPPGTARRKRRSEPRKQFADSGSARPSPRGFGGKN from the exons ATGGAAGCCACTGCTTCTTTCTCTTCAACTATGGCTTCTCACCATTTCTTTCCACTTTCTAAAGCCACCCTTTCAACTTCCAAACTTAACCCCGCTtgtaattcttcttcttcttggatTGGTTGTACTCattctctttcattttcttcaagaaattCATTCACT AGGGATACATGGAGGGTGATCAATTCCAAGAATGTGGTTACTATAAGAAGGGAAATGCGTGGAGTTATTAGAGCTGAGATGTTTGGACAGCTCACTAGTGGACTTGAAAATGCTTGGAACAAGCTCAAAGGAGAAG AGGTTTTGACCAAGGAAAACATTGTGGAACCTATGAGAGACATCAGGAGGGCTCTTTTAGAAGCTGAT GTTAGTCTCCCTGTTGTCAGAAGGTTTGTTCAGTCTGTTAGTGAAGCAGCCGTTGGGACTGGCTTGATTCGAGGAGTAAAGCCTGATCAGCAACTAGTTAAA ATTGTACGTGACGAGCTTGTGAAACTGATGGGTGGAGAGGTTTCTGAACTGGTTTTTGCTAAATCTAAACCCACCGTAATACTATTGGCCGGTCTACAAGGTGTTGGGAAGACAACTGTTAGTGCAAAGTTAGCTTTATATCTAAAGAAGCAG GGTAAGAGTTGCATGCTGATTGCTGGAGATGTGTACAGACCTGCTGCTATTGACCAACTTGTTATTTTGGGTAAACAG GTTGATGTGCCTGTTTATGCAGCAGGAACAGATGTAAAACCTGCAGAAATAGCCCGACAAGGATTACAAGAGGCCAAAAAGAAGAATGTAGATGTAGTCATAATGGATACAGCTGGAAGACTTCAG ATAGATAAAACTATGATGGATGAATTAAAAGACGTGAAACGGGTACTGAACCCCACAGAGGTTTTACTTGTTGTGGATGCAATGACTGGCCAAGAAGCTGCAG CTTTGGTCACAACATTCAATCTCGAAATTGGAATTACTGGTGCCATCTTGACGAAGCTAGATGGAGATTCTAGGGGTGGAGCAGCTTTAAGTGTCAAGGAG GTATCAGGAAAGCCAATTAAACTCGTAGGAAGGGGTGAACGTATGGAGGACCTTGAACCTTTCTATCCTGACCGCATGGCTGGACGTATTTTAGGGATGGGAGATGTTCTATCATTTGTTGAGAAAGCCCAAGAAGTT ATGCGCCAAGAAGATGCTGAAGATTTGCAGAAGAAGATCATGAGTGCAAAGTTTGATTTCAATGACTTCCTGAAGCAAACTCGGGCAGTTGCTCGGATGGGTACCATGTCCCGCGTTATTGGAATGATGCCTGGCATGGGAAAG GTTACTCCTGCACAAATTCGAGAGGCAGAGAAGAGCTTAAAGATAATGGAGTCAATGATAGAAGTCATGACACCAG AGGAGAGGGAGCAACCAGAATTGTTAGCAGAATCTCCTGCTAGAAGGAAACGTATTGCTCAAGAGTCTGGGAAAACTGAGCAACAG GTGAGTCAACTTGTTGCTCAACTTTTTCAAATGCGTGTACGTATGAAGAATTTGATGGGCGTTATGGAAGGTGGTTCGATTCCTGCACTGAGTAATCTAGAGGAGGCACTAAAATCTGAACAGCAG GCTCCTCCCGGTACTGCAAGGAGGAAGCGAAGGTCAGAACCAAGGAAGCAATTTGCAGACTCAGGATCAGCTAGGCCTAGCCCTCGTGGTTTCGGGGGAAAGAACTGA
- the LOC125871779 gene encoding FBD-associated F-box protein At2g26860-like, which yields MDDLMQKSLKPPNFLAAFINSTSEGIDRISYLPDDILHNILSYLYIFDVVQLSILSKRWNYIWRTMPYLNFDINSFGCERINRPWDLGMAEKFKDFINWVFINQCEDTLVCFKLCCGDIFGKGAIFRWVRVVTTRNVQELVLSFCPAEPFELPYCVVTCESLRVLKIRMDGSVLKLPNHFGFHQLKFLHLEEVELSNEHLTSCLFSRLEKLKLDSCNFGTMTMVDIASTSLVYVSIKNFVDNRVSFVNCNIKISCPNLKVLKYGAPLAKDIILENLFSIEVVHLFFFDSDDVMEEIGMRVHNMIKNVVSTSTLKLCHSSIGGLYGVFHGVRNFPVTFYKLKCLKLAVTIDESCMEVMMLLLKHSPNLEVLDLFSDENYGWDENWKLHDPSESVVCLESRLKLIQLAGFKNEEKEIELLRFFLKNAQVLEKLIVVWECYNDILEEVSDEVLKFPRASSHVVVSFLNFKPKSRSRYRDNLV from the coding sequence ATGGATGATTTGATGCAAAAATCATTGAAACCCCCCAATTTTTTAGCTGCATTTATTAACAGTACAAGTGAAGGAATCGATAGAATTAGCTACTTGCCGGATGATATATTGCACAATATACTTTCATATCTCTACATCTTCGATGTTGTGCAGCTAAGCATTTTGTCGAAAAGATGGAACTATATATGGAGGACAATGCCTTACttgaattttgatattaataGCTTTGGTTGTGAACGGATTAATAGGCCTTGGGATTTGGGTATGGCTGAGAAATTCAAAGATTTTATCAATTGGGTGTTTATTAACCAATGTGAGGATACCCTTGTTTGTTTTAAGCTTTGTTGTGGAGATATTTTCGGTAAAGGGGCTATTTTTCGATGGGTTCGTGTTGTGACAACTCGAAATGTTCAAGAACTTGTGTTAAGTTTTTGTCCTGCTGAGCCATTTGAGTTGCCATATTGTGTTGTGACTTGTGAATCTTTGCGAGTTTTGAAAATACGGATGGATGGGTCTGTACTTAAGTTGCCTAATCATTTCGGATTTCATCAGCTTAAATTTCTTCATCTTGAAGAAGTTGAGTTATCAAACGAGCATTTGACGAGTTGCTTGTTCTCAAGACTAGAAAAACTGAAATTGGATAGTTGTAATTTTGGAACTATGACTATGGTTGATATTGCTTCGACGTCTCTGGTTTATGTGTCTATAAAGAACTTTGTGGACAACAGAGTAAGTTTCGTCAATTGTAACATCAAAATTTCTTGCCCGAATCTCAAGGTCTTGAAATATGGTGCTCCATTGGCAAAGGATATAATTCTAGAGAATCTCTTCTCTATAGAAGTTGTTCACCTCTTCTTTTTTGATTCAGATGATGTAATGGAAGAAATTGGTATGCGTGTGCATAACATGATCAAGAATGTCGTTTCTACTTCAACTTTGAAATTATGCCATAGTTCCATTGGGGGTTTGTATGGTGTATTTCATGGAGTCAGAAACTTCCCAGTCACGTTTTATAAGCTTAAGTGCTTAAAATTGGCAGTGACAATTGATGAATCTTGCATGGAAGTCATGATGCTATTGCTCAAGCATTCTCCTAATTTAGAGGTTCTGGATTTGTTTTCTGACGAGAATTATGGTTGGGATGAAAACTGGAAGTTGCATGATCCTAGTGAAAGCGTTGTGTGCTTGGAGTCTCGTCTAAAGTTGATACAGTTGGCTGGtttcaaaaatgaagaaaaagagatAGAGCTACTAAGGTTTTTCCTTAAAAATGCACAAGTATTAGAAAAACTGATAGTTGTTTGGGAATGCTATAATGACATATTAGAAGAGGTATCCGATGAGGTCTTGAAGTTTCCTAGAGCCTCTTCGCATGTTGTTGTGTCATTTCTTAATTTCAAACCCAAATCAAGATCTCGTTACCGGGACAATTTAGTTTAA
- the LOC125871098 gene encoding ABC transporter B family member 29, chloroplastic isoform X2 encodes MSLIHLKPLYHGRSPPLRRHKLTVPRQVTKPITNIIFNFSISTSALPIKSSSTRAAANSGKFISPFTSIAPLKPYLLSEWKPILCGWLCSVLSVYSLSKIVPKVGKFSSLMNPLDVVRLREECLVLGGLFFVRLVGNYLQQAFLWEAALNCVYKMRVCVFHKVLQRDLGFFEGENGIAAGDVAYRITAEASDVADTVYSLLNTIVPSSLQLSAMAVQMLVINPVLSLLSALVIPLMGFVIGYLGEKLRDVSNKAHLAAASLSSYLNEILPSILFVKANNVESCERKKFQSLAFADLSATMGKKKLKSFIPQLVQAIYFGTLLTFSAVTLLVSKGSIDCSAMVSFVTSLVLLISPIQDVGKAYNELKQGEPAIQRLFSLTTFEPEEIVNPDAVDLDCVAGEVKYSNVSFRYGDNGPLVLKNMDLHIKSGEIVALCGPSGGGKTTLVKLLLRLYDPLQGSIFIDGLDIRGIRIESLRRNIGLVSQDTVLVIAHRLETVLMAERVFLLEDGYLQEVPRSSLLDSQSGSLASMSLTI; translated from the exons ATGTCCCTAATTCACCTGAAACCGCTGTATCACGGCCGTTCGCCGCCCCTTCGCCGCCACAAACTCACAGTCCCCCGCCAGGTAACCAAACCAATTACTAACATCATCTTCAATTTCTCCATTTCCACCTCTGCCTTACCAATAAAATCATCATCTACGCGCGCCGCTGCGAACTCCGGCAAGTTCATTTCTCCGTTCACCTCTATAGCTCCTCTTAAACCTTATCTCCTTTCGGAATGGAAACCGATTCTCTGTGGATGGCTCTGCAGTGTTTTATCTGTTTACTCTCTGTCCAAAATTGTTCCCAAAGTTGGAAAATTCTCGTCTCTCATGAATCCGTTGGATGTTGTGAGGCTGAGAGAGGAGTGTTTGGTTTTGGGAGGTTTGTTTTTCGTTCGACTCGTTGGTAATTATCTGCAGCAAGCGTTTCTATGGGAAGCTGCGTTGAATTGTGTGTATAAGATGAGGGTTTGTGTTTTCCATAAGGTTTTGCAGAGAGATTTAGGGTTCTTTGAGGGAGAAAATGGGATTGCTGCTGGAGATGTTGCTTATAGGATTACTGCTGAAGCTTCTGATGTTGCTGATACTGTTTattctctcttgaat ACTATTGTACCAAGTAGTCTTCAATTATCAGCAATGGCAGTTCAGATGTTGGTCATCAACCCTGTTCTATCATTACTTTCCGCCTTG GTGATCCCGTTGATGGGttttgtgattggttacttgggcgAAAAACTTCGTGATGTATCAAACAAGGCACATCTTGCTGCTGCTTCTCTCTCTTCCTATCTGAATGAG ATCCTCCCATCAATTCTTTTTGTGAAGGCAAACAATGTGGAGTCCTGTGAAAGAAAGAAGTTCCAGTCACTTGCTTTTGCTGATCTATCTGCGACTATGGgaaagaagaagttgaagtcATTTATTCCTCAGTTGGTACAGGCAATATATTTTGGCACCTTACTCACATTTAGCGCTGTAACGCTGCTTGTTTCAAAAGGCTCAATTGATTGCTCTGCCATGGTTTCTTTTGTGACATCCCTGGTTCTGTTGATCTCCCCAATCCAG GATGTGGGAAAAGCATACAACGAATTAAAACAAGGAGAGCCAGCAATTCAGCGCCTATTTAGTTTGACAACATTTGAACCAGAG GAAATTGTGAACCCAGATGCTGTTGACTTAGATTGTGTTGCTGGAGAAGTAAAATACTCTAACGTCTCTTTTAGATATGGAGACAATGGACCTCTTGTATTGAAAAACATGGACTTACATATTAAATCTGGTGAAATAGTTGCCCTGTGTGGACCATCAGGAGGAGGAAAAACGACTCTTGTAAAACTTCTTCTTCGCTTATATGATCCTTTACAAG GTTCCATTTTCATTGATGGTTTGGATATTAGAGGCATACGAATCGAGAGTTTAAGGAGAAACATTGGTTTGGTCTCTCAAGATACA GTACTAGTGATTGCTCACCGCTTGGAAACAGTTTTAATGGCTGAACGAGTTTTCCTTTTAGAGGATGGATACTTGCAGGAGGTTCCTCGTTCCTCTCTTTTGGACAGTCAAAGTGGCTCACTGGCATCGATGAGTTTAACAATATGA